From the genome of Streptomyces sp. JH34:
CGAGCACCGCGAGCTCCGCGAACACCGAGGAGCCGGCCGGATCGGGGCGGTCCACCACCCTCCGCGTGTGGACCGCCGCCGACGCCGGTGGCGTCTTCGCGTCCCGGACGCCGCTCTCCCGGCAGCTGTCGGAGAACCACCTCACCGTGCCGACCGCTGCTGCTGGAGTACGGGCGTGAAACGGCTCGGCCCCGCGCTCGTGACCGAGGGCCATGAGCGCGGGGCAGATGCCGGAGGGGTCTATCCCCGGCCGGCCGGCAGTGCGGCGGCCATGGCCGCCGTCCGGCCCGGTTCGGCCGTCATGGGCGCGATCACGGCCCGCAGCGGCTCCCCGACCCGGCCGGCCGACGGCAGGCCCGGCGACGCCGGCCGCCCCAGTGCCTTGACGGTCCATCCGGCGGCCCGCCACGTGTCGTGCGGGAGCGCGTTCCGTCCGTCGATGAGGACCGGCCGGCGGACCACGCGCGCCAGCTTGACCGGGTCCGCCTGGCGGTACTGGCCCCACTCGGTGAGATGGAGGACGATCTCCGCCCCCTGGCAGGCCGTCAGCAGGTCCGGGCTGCAGCGCAGCTCCGGATGGGCGAGGCGGGCGTTCGCGGTACCCTCCGGGTCGTGGACCCGGACGTCGGCGCCCTGCCGGTGCAGCGACATCGCGACGGCCAGAGCCGGCGAGTCGCGCACGTCGTCGCTGTCCGGCTTGAAAGTCGCACCCAGGATGGTCACCCGACGCCCGGTCAGGTCGCCGCCGACCATCTGACGGGCGAGCGCGACGGTACGGGCCCGCTGGCGTTCGTTGATCTCGTCGACCTGGTGGAGGAACGCGACGGCCGGACCGACGCCGAGCTCCTCCGCGCGGGCGGTGAACGCCCGGATGTCCTTGGGCAGGCAGCCACCGCCGAAGCCCAGACCGGCGTTCAGGAACCGCCGGCCGATCCGGGTGTCGTGGCCGAGGGCGTCGGCGAGGGTGGCCACGTCCGCGCCCGCGGCGTCGCAGATCTCGGCCATCGCGTTGATGAAGGAGA
Proteins encoded in this window:
- a CDS encoding UDP-glucose/GDP-mannose dehydrogenase family protein, with the protein product MQLTVIGTGYLGAVHAACMADIGHDVLGVDVDSEKITALVEGRPPFYEPGFDDVLTRALASGRLRFSTGLREAAAHGEVHFICVGTPQKAGSLAADLRYVDAVVDGLAPHLPASCLVVGKSTVPVGTTARLASRIADLVPEGVRAEVAWNPEFLREGFAVEDTLRPDRLVAGTTSREADETLRRVYAPMLEAGVPYICTDPSTAELVKVAANSFLATKISFINAMAEICDAAGADVATLADALGHDTRIGRRFLNAGLGFGGGCLPKDIRAFTARAEELGVGPAVAFLHQVDEINERQRARTVALARQMVGGDLTGRRVTILGATFKPDSDDVRDSPALAVAMSLHRQGADVRVHDPEGTANARLAHPELRCSPDLLTACQGAEIVLHLTEWGQYRQADPVKLARVVRRPVLIDGRNALPHDTWRAAGWTVKALGRPASPGLPSAGRVGEPLRAVIAPMTAEPGRTAAMAAALPAGRG